The stretch of DNA AATTTCATCGCATGACCAGATAAGGCATTGGCAATGACCATTTGATCCATAATGCCGCAGGGAACACCAATAAATTCATTTTCTATCTGCTTGGCATATTGGGCAATTTGTGTGTCCGTGATGTCTGAGGCGGCCTTATCGCGAAAGATTTTTAAGAGACCCACAGTGAGCGCCGCGGAAGACGATAGACCAGCGCCATGTGGTAAATTTGACTCAATCAATATATCTGCTCCGCCGGACGTTAAGGCTAATTCATTGGCCTTTATAGCGGCTCCTAATGCATAATCTGACCAATGTTGGCTGGCGGTGGTATCCAATTTCAGCGCAACCATTCCTTCAAAAGTGGACGATGAAATATTTATCGATGAGTCAATTCTGTTGGATATAGCGATCTTGATGCCCAGCCCTATTGTGGCTGGCAGAGCAAGGCCGCCATTATAATCTGTATGTTCCCCCAATAAGTTGACTCGCCCTGGTGTGAAGGCAGTTATTTCAGGCGCACGACCGTAAAGAGTATGAAATTTAGACTCGATCACCGATATCTCTCAATTGCTGGGCTGCAAACTCCGGCATCACATCAACTGTAAACACGCCTGTCGATTGTTCGATCGAGGCCAGATATTTGACACGATTTTTGTCTCTTAAAATTGGATAAAACTGTGTTGTGAAATGAAAGCTGCGTTCATATCCTAGTGGGCTAGCATGAAGTGACATCATAGAGGCTGTGTCTCTTTCGAAAAATTTATCATAGCGCCGTGTGACGTCCCCGAGAAGAAAGCAATAATCTTCAAGTTCAGTGTCCGAAAACGACCATGGTCCCGGGTGATGATTAAGTGGGGCGATCCAAACTTCGAAAGGGAATCTGGCAAATGGAGGGCAGAAAGCGACCATATCCCCAATCTTATTGACAATAAACGCTGATCCGTCTCCAGACAGAATGTCCCTAATATTGAAACCTTTTTCAAAAGCGGTGGCCGCTTTCATCTGTACCGTCGGGATTATAGAAAAGGCATAAATTTGACCATGCGGATGATGAAGGGTCACACCAACCTCATCGCCCCGATTTTCAAAGGGTATGACAAATTTATGGCCGTCGGACAGTAGGGCTTGATATCTGTCTATCCAGGCTGCGGCCAATAAGCGTCTTTTGGACTGCCCAATGGTATAGATATTCCCGCTGGCCTCAGGCCCGTAAACGACAACGTCACAATGACCAAGCGCTTGTGATTTTTCCAAAATTTTATTTGATGACGGATGAGGCGCGTCACGGTGAAGGCTTGTAAACTTGTTCTCGAAGATAGCGAGTTCAAAGTTTTCAAAGGGAATTTCAGTCTCGACTCCGCCAGGAAGCGTAGGCGCGAGCGGATCATCGGCTATTGAAGGTTTGAATGTTCTATTTTGACGGTGAGGCGCGTAAATATTCCATTCCTGCCGCAATGGGTGCCATCTGAGTTCGCCTCCGGCGGCAACTTCGCTTGGTGTTTGCGGTAAGGATTTATGATCATGAGGTCCGTATCCGTAAAGACGCAAGGTTCTCCCGTCGTCCTTAATGAAATCGCGCCTGAATAAATCCAAATTGCCAGATTTTAGTTGAGTTAAGTTCATATTTATTCCAAATAACAATCGATTGTAATTCGCTAAACCGAACCGCTGATTTTGTCAATTAGGTATCGAGATTACTGATCGGGCGCATTCCGAAGCCGAGGCTCCGGAACCGGGCTGGCGTGAACCGAACCTCGAATTTTGAGTTTCGGCCCTTCGGGCTTTCATCCCTTGCGCGGTTTAACATTTGTCATTCGTTGCACGGATCGCGAAAGCTATTCCCTCCGGCTTACACTTTCAGGCCCCGCCCTTACCACTGCGCTGGCCGTGAACGGCCCTTGGCGCAGAGGCGCGCGAGCGAATGAGACGCATGCGCTTTCAACTGCAAGCAGAGGGGCCGATCGCTTGGAACGGCTTTGTCACGTTAACTGAAAGAGCCGCAACTTTCTTCTGGGCGTCTTTCTTACTCGCAAGTGGATGCCGTCACGATGTCCCACTCGGTTCGAGCTCGTTGCCTGAATTTTCGAAGTGTCTTTCTTGAGATGAGATGGCGTCGGTGATTGAAGAGATTGTAGATTTGGCTGTGGGCTGAAAGCAGTTTTTGAGCTTTATGAACTGACCTGAATTTTTGTGCTTTTCGCTCTCGCCTTCGGATTGGAACGTGAGAGCATTCAGCTCGATTGTTCTTCCGTCCTCCAACGTCTTGGAGATGTTTCAATCCCAACTGTTTGAGAGCGGCTCCGTAAGATCCAAGTTTGTCCGTAACGATGCGAGTGGGCTTAATGCCCTGGTTTCTGAGGAGTTTGCGCAGTAAACGTGTGGCGGCTTTTGCGTTTCTTCTGTGTTGAACAACTACATCGAGAACAGTTCCTTCGTTGTCGACGGCCCGCCAAAGATAAACCATTTTCCCATTTATCTTGGTATAGACTTCATCCAAGTGCCAAACAGGCGAGGGGTTTTCTGATCTCGATTTTATCCGTTTTGCTTACGTTGACCCAAACTTATCAACCTATCTCCTGACTGTTTCATAGGAAACTTCCACGCCGCGTTCTATCATGAGCTCTTCGACGTCGCGAAAGCTCAAATTAAACCTGAAATACATCCA from Fretibacter rubidus encodes:
- the galK gene encoding galactokinase, whose product is MIESKFHTLYGRAPEITAFTPGRVNLLGEHTDYNGGLALPATIGLGIKIAISNRIDSSINISSSTFEGMVALKLDTTASQHWSDYALGAAIKANELALTSGGADILIESNLPHGAGLSSSAALTVGLLKIFRDKAASDITDTQIAQYAKQIENEFIGVPCGIMDQMVIANALSGHAMKLDTDNLEFEHIPLNPEFRMVVIHSGFYRQLSDGRYKIRKKECDEIKEIVNQNDICRMPLEKLEKLKLVDPTLFLRARHCITEHERTQQAAKALKDDNFVEFGQLMNESHQSMKNDFEITLLEIDNLVADAIKLGALGARQTGGGFGGCIVACVEADQVETWTAALLSNHPKAYYVC
- a CDS encoding galactose-1-phosphate uridylyltransferase; amino-acid sequence: MRLYGYGPHDHKSLPQTPSEVAAGGELRWHPLRQEWNIYAPHRQNRTFKPSIADDPLAPTLPGGVETEIPFENFELAIFENKFTSLHRDAPHPSSNKILEKSQALGHCDVVVYGPEASGNIYTIGQSKRRLLAAAWIDRYQALLSDGHKFVIPFENRGDEVGVTLHHPHGQIYAFSIIPTVQMKAATAFEKGFNIRDILSGDGSAFIVNKIGDMVAFCPPFARFPFEVWIAPLNHHPGPWSFSDTELEDYCFLLGDVTRRYDKFFERDTASMMSLHASPLGYERSFHFTTQFYPILRDKNRVKYLASIEQSTGVFTVDVMPEFAAQQLRDIGDRV